From the genome of Cytobacillus firmus, one region includes:
- the yfmH gene encoding EF-P 5-aminopentanol modification-associated protein YfmH translates to MEKITFDQLQEELYYEKLESGLDVYILPKKGFNKTYATFTTKYGSIDNHFLPPGKEEYVNVPDGIAHFLEHKLFEKEDGDVFQQFSKQGASANAFTSFTRTAYLFSSTSNVEMNLETLIDFVQDPYFTEKTVEKEKGIIGQEITMYDDNPDWRLYFGLIENMFKNHPVKIDIAGTIESISHITKDMLYECYETFYHPSNMLLFIVGPVDPDQIMTQVRDNQSKKDYNEMAEIKRQVEGEPSEAAKKKKVLEMNVQTSKCLVGIKSSTANQSGKEMLKNELSLNVLLDILFGKSSEQYSTLYSEGLIDDTFSFDYTQEQGFGFAMVGGDTNDPDRLAETLQKMLLDAREKGTISQETLDRTKKKKIGAFLRAVNSPEYIANQFTRYAFNEMDLFDVVPTLESITLDDVENAAGNLISEERFTVCQVVPKK, encoded by the coding sequence ATGGAAAAAATCACTTTTGACCAGCTTCAGGAAGAGCTGTATTATGAAAAACTTGAAAGTGGGCTGGATGTATATATCTTGCCTAAAAAGGGATTTAACAAGACTTATGCCACTTTTACGACGAAATATGGTTCAATTGACAATCATTTCCTGCCCCCCGGAAAAGAAGAGTATGTAAATGTTCCGGATGGCATAGCCCATTTTTTGGAGCATAAGCTTTTTGAGAAAGAAGACGGGGATGTGTTCCAGCAATTCAGCAAGCAGGGAGCATCAGCTAATGCTTTTACATCTTTCACCAGGACAGCTTATCTATTTTCCAGCACGTCCAATGTAGAGATGAACCTTGAAACGCTGATTGATTTTGTGCAGGACCCTTATTTTACAGAAAAGACTGTTGAAAAAGAGAAAGGAATCATCGGACAGGAAATCACCATGTATGATGACAATCCTGACTGGCGCTTATATTTTGGCCTGATCGAAAATATGTTCAAAAACCATCCTGTTAAAATCGATATCGCAGGTACGATCGAATCCATTTCCCATATCACGAAAGATATGCTGTATGAATGCTATGAAACTTTCTACCACCCAAGCAATATGCTGCTGTTCATAGTCGGACCAGTTGATCCGGATCAAATCATGACTCAGGTGAGGGATAACCAAAGCAAGAAGGATTATAATGAGATGGCGGAAATCAAACGCCAAGTCGAAGGAGAGCCTTCTGAAGCGGCCAAGAAGAAAAAAGTTCTTGAGATGAATGTCCAGACCTCAAAGTGCCTGGTTGGGATAAAGAGCAGTACTGCAAATCAGTCAGGCAAAGAAATGCTTAAAAATGAGCTTAGTCTGAATGTGCTGCTCGATATCTTATTCGGTAAAAGCTCTGAGCAGTACAGCACACTGTACAGTGAAGGGTTAATTGATGACACATTCTCCTTTGATTATACACAGGAGCAGGGTTTTGGATTTGCCATGGTGGGCGGAGACACAAACGATCCTGACCGTTTGGCTGAAACACTGCAAAAGATGCTACTGGATGCAAGGGAAAAGGGAACTATTTCACAGGAAACACTTGATCGGACAAAAAAGAAGAAAATAGGCGCATTCCTGCGGGCTGTCAATTCACCGGAATATATCGCCAATCAATTTACCCGGTATGCTTTTAATGAAATGGATTTATTTGATGTTGTGCCGACCCTCGAAAGCATCACTCTTGATGATGTGGAAAATGCGGCTGGTAATTTGATAAGTGAAGAACGGTTTACGGTTTGCCAGGTTGTCCCTAAGAAATAA
- a CDS encoding ABC transporter permease encodes MGLMEILLIIIPSTLLWAAPLIFTGLGGNFSESSGVVNIGLEGLMVIGAFTAIVFNLTFVDVFGSMTPWVALLAAMVVGALLSILHAVASITFRADQVVSGVAINLLAIGAALFLVKFIYGKGQTDIIQKGFSKVDIPFLSDIPVIGKLFFSNTYYTSFAAIAVAFLAWFVMFKTPFGLRLRAVGEHPMAADTMGINVTRMRYIGVLISGALAGIGGGVYAQSISSDFGHATISGQGFMALAALIFGKWHPLGVMGAALFFGFAQSLSIIGSSLPFLENIPNVYLLIAPYVLTILALTGFIGRADAPKASGTPYIKGKR; translated from the coding sequence GTGGGCTTAATGGAGATCTTATTAATTATTATTCCATCAACTTTGCTTTGGGCAGCCCCGCTTATTTTCACTGGATTGGGCGGAAACTTCTCAGAGAGCTCCGGTGTTGTAAATATTGGTTTAGAAGGCTTAATGGTAATTGGAGCATTCACTGCCATTGTTTTTAACCTTACGTTTGTTGATGTATTTGGCAGCATGACTCCGTGGGTTGCATTACTCGCAGCTATGGTTGTTGGAGCTCTATTATCCATCCTGCATGCCGTTGCTTCTATTACGTTTAGAGCTGACCAGGTTGTGTCAGGGGTTGCGATTAACCTTCTGGCAATTGGTGCAGCACTGTTCCTGGTTAAATTCATTTATGGAAAAGGTCAGACAGATATCATTCAAAAAGGATTCAGCAAAGTGGATATTCCATTTTTGAGTGACATACCTGTTATCGGTAAATTGTTCTTCTCAAACACTTATTATACTTCATTCGCTGCCATTGCCGTTGCATTTCTAGCCTGGTTTGTGATGTTTAAGACTCCATTCGGGCTAAGGCTTCGGGCGGTTGGTGAACACCCAATGGCTGCGGATACAATGGGTATCAATGTAACAAGGATGAGATACATTGGGGTATTAATCTCAGGAGCCCTTGCAGGAATAGGCGGCGGCGTGTATGCACAATCGATTTCTTCAGACTTCGGGCATGCGACCATCAGCGGCCAGGGCTTTATGGCTCTGGCGGCACTGATCTTTGGTAAGTGGCATCCGCTTGGTGTTATGGGTGCGGCTTTGTTCTTCGGATTTGCACAAAGCTTGAGCATCATCGGCTCCAGCCTTCCATTCCTTGAGAATATTCCAAATGTCTATCTTCTCATTGCACCATATGTTTTAACGATTCTGGCATTAACGGGTTTCATCGGACGCGCGGATGCTCCAAAAGCATCTGGTACTCCTTATATAAAAGGAAAACGTTAA
- the ymfI gene encoding elongation factor P 5-aminopentanone reductase encodes MKKFALITGASGGIGQAVSVKLAEEGYSLYLHYNHNMEGINRLLDRLQRFGGEYIPIQADLSVPGGYKKIIPDIFSLDAIIHNSGTAQYGLLTEIQQAEMEALMNLHVTSPLLLTKELLPKFLTKGGGNIIVVSSIWGQTGAACEVAYSAAKGAQIAFAKALSKEVALSGVRVNAIAPGAVETAMLKDFTEEELNAVKSEIPMGRLALPADIANAISFLLSENASYITGQVMAVNGGWYT; translated from the coding sequence ATGAAGAAATTTGCATTAATAACTGGAGCGAGCGGAGGAATCGGCCAAGCAGTCAGTGTCAAACTGGCAGAAGAAGGCTATTCGCTTTATTTGCATTACAATCATAATATGGAGGGGATCAACAGGCTTCTGGACCGCCTGCAAAGGTTTGGCGGAGAATATATTCCGATCCAGGCAGACCTGTCTGTACCAGGCGGGTATAAAAAAATTATTCCTGACATATTTTCACTTGATGCCATTATTCATAATAGCGGAACAGCTCAATATGGACTTCTTACTGAAATACAGCAAGCGGAAATGGAAGCTCTAATGAACCTCCATGTGACCTCGCCGCTTCTCCTGACGAAAGAGCTTTTGCCGAAATTTTTAACAAAGGGGGGCGGAAATATTATAGTCGTTTCTTCGATATGGGGCCAAACGGGTGCCGCTTGTGAAGTTGCATACTCGGCTGCAAAGGGTGCACAAATTGCTTTTGCAAAGGCATTAAGCAAGGAGGTTGCCCTTAGTGGGGTAAGGGTTAATGCTATTGCCCCGGGTGCCGTTGAGACGGCCATGCTGAAGGATTTTACTGAAGAAGAGCTTAATGCTGTAAAAAGCGAAATTCCTATGGGCAGGCTTGCCTTGCCTGCTGACATAGCCAACGCCATTTCCTTTCTTCTTTCAGAAAATGCCTCGTATATTACCGGGCAGGTTATGGCAGTAAATGGCGGCTGGTATACGTAA
- the yfmF gene encoding EF-P 5-aminopentanol modification-associated protein YfmF — MAVISESVKAMNGYKLHVVKTEKYKTNTLVWKMKAPLEKSTVTLRSLLPHVLQSSSSSYPSTGKLRAYLDELYGATLFVDLAKKGEYHVITISVEIANEKFLSDPTPLLKKAFQFLAEILTKPNVHEGAFDEDTVEKEKRTLKQRIQSVYDDKMRYSNFRLVQEMCKDEPYALHVHGEKDDVDNITPQRLYEYYQQAMAQDELDLYVIGDVEEADAESYAGELLTFEKRSPQTAPASSGRTKESVNEVREEQDVKQGKLNIGYRTNVVYGDPEYYALQVFNGIFGGFSHSKLFLNVREKASLAYYVASRLESHKGLMMVMSGIDNSNYDQAVSIIKEQLEAMKNGDFTEQEMEQTKAVIKNQLLETVDTARGIVEVLYHNVVSGKEITLQTWMDEMDKVTKEEIAATAKKVSLDTVYFLTGKEAGK, encoded by the coding sequence ATGGCCGTAATCTCTGAATCCGTAAAAGCCATGAATGGCTATAAGCTTCACGTGGTTAAAACAGAGAAATATAAAACCAATACCCTGGTTTGGAAAATGAAAGCCCCGCTTGAAAAGAGTACAGTTACATTAAGATCCCTATTGCCTCATGTATTGCAGAGCAGCAGTTCGTCCTACCCTTCAACCGGAAAGCTGCGGGCTTACCTTGATGAATTATATGGTGCAACGCTTTTCGTCGATTTGGCGAAAAAGGGCGAGTATCATGTCATTACCATTTCAGTTGAAATCGCAAACGAAAAATTTCTTTCAGATCCAACGCCTCTTTTGAAAAAAGCGTTCCAGTTTTTAGCGGAAATCCTGACAAAGCCAAATGTGCATGAAGGCGCTTTTGACGAGGATACAGTTGAAAAAGAAAAAAGGACGCTTAAACAGCGAATTCAATCAGTTTACGATGATAAAATGCGCTATTCAAATTTCCGGCTTGTTCAGGAAATGTGCAAAGATGAGCCTTATGCACTGCATGTGCATGGCGAGAAAGATGATGTGGACAATATCACTCCTCAAAGACTTTATGAATATTATCAGCAGGCAATGGCGCAGGATGAGCTTGATTTATATGTTATAGGTGACGTGGAAGAGGCAGATGCCGAATCCTATGCAGGTGAGCTTTTAACTTTTGAAAAGAGATCACCTCAGACAGCGCCAGCATCCTCTGGTAGAACGAAGGAATCTGTAAACGAAGTCCGGGAAGAACAGGATGTGAAGCAGGGGAAACTCAATATCGGCTACCGGACAAATGTCGTGTACGGTGATCCGGAATATTATGCGCTTCAGGTATTCAATGGAATCTTCGGAGGTTTTTCTCATTCAAAACTGTTTTTGAATGTCCGGGAAAAAGCCAGTCTCGCATACTATGTAGCCAGCCGCCTGGAAAGCCATAAAGGGTTAATGATGGTGATGTCCGGAATCGATAACAGCAACTATGACCAGGCAGTGAGTATTATTAAAGAACAACTGGAAGCTATGAAGAATGGTGACTTTACAGAACAGGAAATGGAACAGACCAAAGCAGTCATAAAAAATCAGCTTCTGGAGACTGTTGATACAGCACGCGGAATTGTCGAAGTCCTTTACCATAATGTTGTGTCAGGAAAAGAAATTACCCTTCAAACCTGGATGGATGAAATGGATAAAGTAACAAAAGAGGAAATTGCCGCGACAGCCAAGAAGGTCAGTTTGGACACTGTGTATTTTCTGACAGGAAAGGAGGCGGGCAAGTAA
- a CDS encoding ABC transporter ATP-binding protein: MDYVIEMLNIRKEFPGIVANDNITLQLKPGEIHALLGENGAGKSTLMNVLFGLYQPEKGEIKVKGKPVRITDPNIANDLGIGMVHQHFMLVDRFTVTENIILGKETTKGGKIDIKKAEKEVREISERYGLAVDPQAKISDISVGMQQRVEILKTLYRGAEILIFDEPTAVLTPQEIKELIQIMKTLIQEGKSIILITHKLKEIMEVCDRVTVIRKGVGIGTVNVTETNPNELASLMVGREVTFKTDKTASKPQEQVLEIHDLNVKDSRGLGVVNNLNLNVRAGEIVGIAGVDGNGQSELIEAITGLRKSESGSIKLNGKEIVNMSPRKVTETGVGHIPQDRHKHGLVLDFPIGENMVLQTYYKVPFSKKGVLNFKEIYSKATKLIKEFDVRTPSEYTLARALSGGNQQKAIIGREIDRNPDLLIAAQPTRGLDVGAIEYIHKRLIEQRDQGKAVLLISFELDEIMNVSDRIAVIYEGEIVAVVDPKQTTEQELGLLMAGSKRKEAGGENHV; the protein is encoded by the coding sequence ATGGATTATGTTATTGAAATGCTCAACATTCGCAAGGAGTTTCCTGGAATCGTTGCAAATGATAATATCACGCTTCAGCTGAAACCAGGTGAAATTCATGCGCTGCTTGGCGAAAATGGTGCAGGCAAGTCAACGTTAATGAATGTCCTTTTTGGCCTGTATCAGCCTGAAAAGGGTGAAATTAAAGTTAAAGGAAAACCGGTGCGCATCACCGATCCTAATATAGCAAACGACTTGGGCATCGGGATGGTCCACCAGCATTTCATGCTTGTTGACCGTTTCACTGTCACTGAAAATATTATTCTGGGAAAAGAAACAACCAAAGGCGGAAAAATAGATATTAAAAAGGCTGAGAAGGAAGTCAGGGAGATTTCCGAGCGATATGGACTTGCGGTCGACCCTCAGGCGAAAATTTCCGATATTTCAGTAGGAATGCAGCAGCGAGTGGAGATCTTAAAGACTCTATATCGGGGTGCTGAAATCCTTATTTTTGATGAGCCTACTGCTGTTCTGACTCCGCAGGAAATTAAAGAGTTAATTCAGATTATGAAAACTTTAATTCAGGAAGGCAAATCTATTATTCTTATCACTCACAAGCTGAAGGAAATCATGGAAGTGTGTGATCGGGTAACGGTTATCCGCAAAGGAGTTGGAATCGGTACTGTTAATGTCACTGAAACGAACCCGAATGAACTTGCCAGCTTAATGGTGGGAAGGGAAGTCACTTTTAAAACGGATAAAACAGCCTCGAAGCCGCAGGAGCAGGTGCTTGAGATTCATGACTTAAATGTGAAAGATTCACGGGGTCTTGGTGTTGTTAATAACCTTAACCTCAATGTACGAGCAGGTGAAATTGTCGGTATTGCCGGTGTAGACGGGAATGGACAGTCAGAATTAATTGAAGCGATCACTGGCTTGAGGAAGTCTGAAAGCGGTTCAATTAAATTGAATGGCAAAGAAATTGTGAATATGTCTCCTCGTAAAGTTACGGAGACTGGTGTAGGGCATATCCCACAGGACCGTCATAAGCATGGACTTGTCCTTGATTTTCCAATCGGAGAAAATATGGTTCTGCAAACCTATTACAAAGTGCCATTCTCAAAAAAAGGTGTTCTAAACTTTAAAGAAATATATAGTAAAGCAACAAAGCTGATTAAAGAATTTGACGTCAGAACCCCAAGTGAATATACACTTGCAAGGGCACTTTCCGGCGGTAACCAGCAGAAAGCCATAATCGGACGTGAAATTGACCGCAACCCGGATCTCCTGATCGCTGCTCAGCCGACACGGGGTCTGGATGTTGGAGCAATTGAATACATTCACAAGCGTCTGATTGAACAGCGTGACCAGGGGAAAGCAGTGCTGCTTATTTCATTCGAATTGGATGAAATTATGAATGTCAGCGACCGGATCGCTGTTATTTATGAGGGTGAAATTGTAGCAGTAGTTGACCCTAAACAAACAACTGAACAAGAATTAGGTTTATTGATGGCCGGTTCTAAACGGAAGGAAGCGGGTGGCGAAAACCATGTCTAA
- a CDS encoding ABC transporter permease — translation MSNRMKNIVVPLVAVLLGVLVGTIIMIATGYNAGSAFIALWNGAFGEIYYTGEVVRQVTPYILAGLAVAFAFRTGLFNIGVEGQLIVGWLAAVWVGVAFELPKFIHLPLAVLAAAAAGALWAFIPGLLKAKFKVHEVIVTIMMNYVALHVTNYIIRTVLSEKSDRTEMIAESASLRSPFLEGLTDYSRLHWGILIALACVFIMWFLLEKTSKGYELRAVGFNQHASEYAGMSVSKNIILSMVISGAFAGLAGAMEALGTFGYAAIKGGFTGVGFDGIAVALLGGNGPIGIIFAALLFGSLKVGALNMPLEAGVPNELVDIIIALIVFFVAASYMIRIFIDRISKKGVK, via the coding sequence ATGTCTAATCGCATGAAGAACATTGTCGTACCTCTAGTTGCCGTTCTGCTCGGGGTATTAGTAGGTACAATCATTATGATAGCAACTGGATATAATGCCGGATCTGCATTTATTGCATTATGGAACGGTGCTTTTGGTGAAATCTACTACACTGGTGAAGTAGTCAGACAGGTCACACCTTATATTCTGGCCGGTTTGGCAGTTGCATTTGCTTTCCGTACAGGCTTATTTAATATCGGTGTTGAAGGACAGCTGATCGTCGGATGGCTTGCAGCTGTTTGGGTAGGGGTTGCATTTGAACTTCCAAAATTCATTCATCTCCCGCTCGCGGTTCTCGCAGCTGCAGCGGCTGGCGCGCTTTGGGCATTCATACCGGGCCTTTTGAAAGCCAAGTTCAAAGTGCATGAAGTAATTGTCACGATCATGATGAACTATGTGGCCTTGCATGTAACCAACTATATTATCCGTACGGTTCTTTCAGAAAAAAGTGACCGGACCGAGATGATTGCAGAATCTGCATCATTGCGTTCCCCGTTTCTTGAGGGATTAACTGATTATTCTCGTCTGCATTGGGGAATTTTAATTGCTTTAGCATGTGTGTTTATTATGTGGTTCCTATTAGAAAAAACATCGAAGGGATACGAATTGCGCGCTGTAGGCTTTAACCAGCATGCATCTGAATATGCGGGCATGAGCGTCAGCAAAAATATCATTCTATCAATGGTCATCTCAGGAGCATTTGCAGGCCTTGCCGGTGCCATGGAAGCATTGGGTACATTCGGCTATGCAGCCATTAAGGGCGGCTTTACGGGAGTAGGTTTTGACGGTATTGCGGTAGCACTCTTAGGCGGGAATGGGCCAATTGGAATTATTTTTGCAGCATTGCTATTCGGAAGCTTGAAGGTCGGCGCCTTAAACATGCCGCTTGAAGCTGGAGTTCCTAATGAACTTGTTGATATTATCATTGCACTTATCGTGTTCTTTGTTGCAGCAAGCTATATGATTCGCATCTTTATTGACCGTATCAGCAAAAAGGGGGTGAAGTAA